CCTTTCGGGAACGCGGCGGGGCTGCGGACTTGCGTAGTCGGCCGCAATTGCCGGTCCCGATCGTTCGCCGTAATCCTCCAAAACGGATGCATAAGACGGCGCCCAACAAGCGAACGCCTGATTTGTCAGCGCATTGCGAGGCCTCTCGCCGAGTGCGCGGACAGATTTCGATACACGTCGAAACGGGGGGACAGCATGGCCGACAAGACGATCATCGGAGCGCGGCCACCGGGCTCGCACACGGTCCGCATCGACATTCCCAAGCCTCACGCGCGCATGCAGCTCGCCGACGCGTGCGAATCCTTCCTGCACGGACTGGGGCTGGACCATGCCTATTTCCGCGCGACCTCGAAGGAGGGGGCGCCGGTGATGCATATCCTGGTCGGGTTGCCGCACGTGTCGCGCGATCCGGAAGCGATACGGCGGTTTGCACGGGATTGTGAACCATTTTGGGACGGGCTTTCGGGGGCGGGCGCGGTACGGCAGGTCGTGATGCCGCCCGCCTCGACTGCGCTGTCGCCTGCGGCCGCTGCGCGGCACGACCTGCCGCCGGGACGCAGCCGCTATGCGAGGGGCCTGGCCGTCTCGTGCGACGCGGAGTCGGGGCAGCTCGAGGGAATCGTGTTTCGGGATCCGATGGACGTGCCGATCGCCGACGCGACGGCCGCTGCCTTCCGCGCGGCCTTGCCCCTGATCGTCAGTTTGATCTTCGCCGAAGCCGCGAACGACCGCAGCGCCGGCCGGCTGTCGATGATGCGCTCGGTCCTCGATCGCATGGCCATGCCGACGTTCCTGGTCGACGAGCGGATGACGCCCCTGCTGACCAACGCGTCGGCCGGGCACCTTCTGCGTCGTCGGTCGATCTTCCTGCGTCCCGGGGACGGCACGATCGCCACGCGCTACTCGCGCGAGACCCGCAACCTGCGCGATGCGGTCATCGAGACGATCACCGAGAAGGTCGACATGCGCGCGGTGCGCATCAACGACGACGATGCCAATCTGATGCTGGCCGTCGTCGTGCCCGCGCGCTTCCACGATGGCGCCGCCGAGCGGAACGTCGCGATGATCGTCGTGCACGAGCTGGGCGCAATCAGCGCGCCGCCCTGCGTTCTCGCAGCGCTCGGCCTGCTGCCGTCCGAGCAGCGCTTCCTCGACAGCTTCCTGCGATCGAACAGCCTTGCCGAGACGGCCGAGCGCATCAACCTGTCGCAGGAGACCGCGCGGACCTACCTGAAGCGCGTCCGTGCGAAGCTCGGCGTGCATCGGCAGATCGATCTCGCGCGGCTCGTCCTCGGTCTGGTGCCGCCGCTGTTTCCGGCCACCGAAACCGTCGCGGCGGAATAGGCCGATGGTTCGCCCCAAACCCGGCAAGCCGCAGCGCAGCCAGACGAGCTACATCGCCGCGCTGCTCGCGCCCTATCGGTCGGTGCTGATCGCGCTGCTGGTGTTCTCCGGCATCGTCAACGTGATGGCGCTGGCGGTCTCGATCTTCTCGCTGAACGTGTTCGACCGGGTGCTGACCAGCTCGAGCCTCGATACGCTCGGCTTCCTGTGTCTGGCCGTCATGCTCGCCATCGCGCTGAGTTCGACGCTGGAGGGCGTGCGGCAACGCGTCGCCGGGCAGCTGGGACAATGGCTGTCGGAACGGCTGGCACCCATGCTGCTGTCCATCGCACTCGACCAGCGATCGCTGCCGCCGGACATGCGGTTGGGCGCACTGCGCGGGCTTTCGGCGGTCACGGGCTTTCTCTCGACCCCGACCCTGTTCTCGGTGATCGATATCCTCTGGGTGCCGGTCTACCTGATCGCCATCTATCTGCTGCATCCCGACCTTGGCACCGTCGCGGCGGTGGGCGCGGTCGTGCTGCTGACGCTGGCATGGATCAACGAACGCGGCACGCGCGCCCGGTTGGGGGATGCCCAGTCGCTCGCGTCGGCCAATCTCGACCATGCCGAGGCGCTCGTCCGGAACGGCGAGGTGATCGACGCGCTCGGCATGACTGGCGCGGCCGTCGACCAATGGGCCAGGCGCCACCGGCAGCAGATCGCCGCGAGCAGCCGGCCACAGCGCTTCACCACGACGATCACGAGCATCGCGCGCTTCGTGCGCTACGCGATCCAGGTCGCGATACTCGCGGTCGGCGCCTGGCTGGTGCTCGATCGCCAACTGACCGGCGGCGCGATGATCGCCGGTTCGATCATCGTCGGCCGGCTGATGGCACCGATCGAATCCTCGATCAGCTATTGGCGGCAGTTCGTCGCGGCGCGCCATGCCTTCCGGCAGGTGGAGGCCTTCTGCCGGCTCCCGCCGTCGCGCACCTCGACGATGCGACTGCCGGCACCGACCGGCGCCATCACCGTCGCCAACCTGACCTATGTGCCGCCCGCGCTGAACATGCCGGTGCTCCGCAACGTCAGTTTCGCGGTCTCGGCGGGCGAGATGCTCGCACTGGTCGGGCCGTCGGCATCGGGCAAGACGACGCTGGCACGCTCGCTGATCGGCACGCTGCAGCCGACTCAGGGGCATGTGCGGCTCGATGGCGCGGATGCGTTCGACTGGATGCGCAGCGATCTGGGGCCGTATATCGGCTATCTGCCGCAGGACGTCGAATTGCTGCCGGGATCGGTGCGCGACAACATCGCGCGGTTTCGCGCCGATGCGACCGACGACGATGTCGTCGCGGCAGCGCAGCTCGCGGACTGCCACGAGATGATCCTGCAGCTCGAGGGCGGGTACGACATGCAGCTGACCGATGGCGGGTTGCAGCTGTCGGGAGGCCAGCGCCAGCGCATCGGGCTGGCGCGCGCGCTGATCGGGACGCCGCGCCTCGTCGTGCTCGACGAGCCCAACGCCAGCCTCGACGCCGCGGGCGAGGACGCGCTGTTTCGCGCACTGCGGCAGCTCAAGACGCGCGGCGTCACCTGTATCGTCGTGTCGCATCGTACCAACCTGTTGCGGATCGCGGACAAGGTGCTCGTGCTCGATGCGGGCATGGTCGCCAGTTTCGGCACGGCGCGCGACGTGGTCGCGAAGCTCGCGCGCGCGGCGGAAAGGCCGACGCGCGTGGAACCGCCGACCCCGGTACGCGCCGCGCCGACGGCCGACGGCAGTCCTGCCGCCGTCGGGGAGGCTCGGGCATGAACGCGACGGTCATCGGAAACTGGGAAGGCACGCCGCTCCAGCTGCCGGCGCCCGCGGAGCCCGTCGATCACGGCCCCCCGGTACGCGCGTCGATGCGTCTCGCCTATGGGGCTGGCCGCGTTCGTCCTGCTGTTCGGGCTCTGGACGGTACTCGCGCCGCTGCACAGCGCGGCGGTCGCCAGCGGGTTGCTGCGCGCCGATCAGGGCGGCCGCAAGGTCATCCAGCATCTTGAGGGCGGCATCATCAAACGCTTGCTGGTGCGCGAGGGCGACAGCGTTGCGGCGGGACAGGCGCTGGTCGAACTCGACAGCACCGCGACCGCGGCCGAAGGCGCGGCGCTGCGCGGGAGCTACGACGCCCTGCTGGCCCAGGACGCGCGACTCTCCGCCGAACGGCAGGGGCTGGACTCGGTCGTCTATCCCGACGAGCTCCTGGCGCGCCGCGACGAACCCCAGGTGAAGGCGATCCTGGGCGCGTCGGACCGGTTGTTCCGCGCGGGGCTGGGATCGCAGGGGGACCAGGTCCGCGTGCTCGCGCAACGCATCGCGCAGGGCCGCGCCGAACTCGTCGGCACCGCACCCCAGCTCGCCGCGGTCGCCGAGCAGTCGCGATTGATCGGCGAGGAACTGGCGGGCGTGGAGACGCTGGTCGGGGAACGGCTGGAGCGCCGTACGCGCCTGCTGACGCTGCAGCGTCAGCAGGCCGACCTCGCATCGCAGCGCGAACGGCTGGCGACGAGCCGGAACAAGATTGCGGATACGATCGGCGAGTTGCGCGCACAGGTGTCGCTCGTGCGCGGGCAGCGGACGACGGAAGCGGCGGCCGAGCAACGCGAGGTGCAGGCCCGGCTCACGGAGGCGCGCGAGAAACTCAAGATCAGTAGCGACATCGCCCGCCGGCGAATCATTTCCGCGCCTGTCGCCGGCATCGTTACCAATCTGCGGCTGGTGACGCCGGGCGGCGTCCTGCCCGCGGGCCAGCCGATCCTCGACATCGTGCCCCGCGACATGCCGCCCGTCGTCATCGTCAGGCTGCATGCCAACGATATCGACGTCGTCCATCCGGGCTTGCGTGCCGAGGTCCGGCTGACCCCCTACAAGACGCGGTCCGTGCCGACCCTGATCGGCTATGTCCGCCAGGTGAGTGCCGATGCCAGCGTCGACGAGAAGACCGGCGAGGTCTTTTACGAGACGCAGGTGATCCTGCCGCCCGCCGCCCTGCGCGAAGTCCCCTCGGTCCGGCTGGTGTCAGGGATGCCCGCCGAAGTGTTCGTTCAGACCGGCGAACGCTCGCTCCTCCAATATTTCAGCCAGCCGCTGATCGACAGTTTCCGCCGGGCGTTCCGTGAAAGCTGATCTGCCTGCGCCGGACGGGGGCGGGGGTGCTGCAAGCGACGGGCTGCGATGGCGGGTGACGATCGAATGTCGCGATCGGCTGGGGCTGGTCGCGGTCATCGCCAATGCCTGCCAGGCCGCGCACGCCAACATCGTCGACTCCGCGCAATATGCGGATCCCGAAACCGGCCGCTTCTTCATGCGGCTAGAGGTCGCGGCTGGCGCGGCCGACATGCCCGATCTGACCGAGCGTCTGGTCCGGCTTGCCGATCCGCTCGGGCTCACCTTCGCGGTGCAGCGCGCCGATCACCGGCCGCGGACATTGGTCATGGTCTCGCAACAGGGTCATTGTCTCGCGGACCTGCTCTACCGTCACGAGACTGGCGACCTTGCCATCGACATCGTCGCCGTCGTCAGCAACCACGATCGGTGGCGCTGCGCGGTCGAGCGGCACGGCCTGCCCTTCGTCCATGTGCCGGTCGGCGCGGAGGGGCACGAGGCGAGCGTCGAGCCGGCGTGGCGCGGGCTGATCGCCGAGCACGGGATCGAGTTGATCGTGCTCGCGCGCTACATGCAGGTCGTCTCGCCGCGCTTCTGCAGCGATTTCGAGGGGCGGGTGGTGAATATCCACCACAGCTTCCTGCCGAGCTTCAAAGGCGCGCACCCGTACCGGCAAGCCTATGACAACGGCGTGAAGCTCATCGGGCCACGGCGCATTTCGTGTCGGCGGATCTCGATTGCGGGCCCATCATCGAACAGGCGGTCATGCGCATCGATCATCGCTGCGACGCCGCAGAGATGGTCCGTCGAGGTCGCGACGTCGAGGCGCAGGTCCTGGCGCGGGCACTGACCTGGATCGCGCAGGCCCGCGTCTTCCGCAACGGACAGAGGACGGTGATCCTGTAACGCGCGGACCAAGCGTGGACGCGTGACCCGTGCCGGCGCGTTCGCTCCGGTGGACCCCTAGCGTCCCGCCAGCGCCGTCGCGAGCGGTACGATCATGTCCTCCGGGATGCGGCGGGCGATGACGGGCATGGTCGCCTGCGACTTGCGGGCGTCGACGATCGTCTCGTCGCCGCGCCACTGGCGCAGGCGCTGTGCCAGATAGCTCGCGCGCTGGCCGGTCAGCACGGGATAGGGCTTGCCCGGCGCGTGGCAGCTCGCGCAGGCCGGCAGCTGGAGGTCCGGCCGGCCGACGCGGATGATCTGCGCGGCGGCGCGATCCGCGGTCGTGCCGGCGGGTGCCGGGGCCAGCCCGGGCATCGCGGCGAAATGCTTTGCGAGCCGAGCCATGTCGGCCGGCTGCAGCCGGGCGGCGGCGGTCTGCATCACTGCGCTCGCCCGCTTGCCGGTCGCATAGCCCTCGAGCGCGGCGAGCAGGTAAGCGGGGTCCTGGCCGCCCAGGACCGGGATGTCGGGCTGGCCACGCCCGCGGCCGTCGGTGCCGTGGCACCCCGTGCAGCTGTCGAGCACTGCGTCGCCCGTCGGCATCGCGGTCAGCGCCCGGTAGGTCGCGGGCGTCATCGTCGGCAGCTGCCGCACGAACGCGACCATCCGCCGCACCTCGTCGTCGCGGTGCTTCGCTGCCCAGCCGGGCATGCCGGTATATTTGACGCCGTGCTTGAGGATCCAGAACAGCTGCGGGTCGGTCCATTCGCGCGCGTTGATCGCGAGGTCGGGGGCAGGGGGCGTCGCCGCCTGCATCACCGGCGAGGGACGCACGCCCGGCGCGCCGTGGCAGCTGGCGCAGCTCGCCGCGAACAGGCCGGCGGCGCTGACCAGCTGCTGGTCGGCCTTGGGGTCTGACGGCGCGGTCAGCGCGGCGTGCGTGCGGACCGAATTGCGCATCGTCCAGTGCAGGAACCAGTCGGTGACCTTCCAATGCCCCGACGACGCGGCGATGTTGAAGATACCCGACCAGGCGAAGAGCAGGCCGGCGAGCGCGAGCGCGACGATCGCCGCCGCCGCGCGCGCCCAGGTGATGCGGATCGTCATGCCGTGCGTGTCCTGAGAAGGCCCGCGAGCATCGCGAGGCCACCGATGAAATAGCTCGCCGCGCCGACCAGCAGCATGACGACGCCGCCCAGTTGCTGGTCCTCGAGCGTGTCGAGCCCGTGGCCGGCATGATGCATCGCCGCGTAGAGCGGGCGCGGCGCGAGCCCGACCAGCGCGCCGAGCAGGGTCATGTGCATCGACGTGAGCAACAGCGCCGCGACTCCTGCCGCGCGCCGGTCGCTCGCGCCGCCGGTCGCAGTGCCGAGAACGGCGCTCCACAACAGCACGCCGGCAGCGAGGAAGCTCGCCTGCTCGACGACCAGCGCGAGCGGCTGGCTGTCGACGCCGAGCCGCAATGCGGGCAGGTGCCACAGCCAGACGACCACCAGCTCGACCAGCGACATCGCCAGCGGCGTCACGATCGCAGGCCAGCGCTCGGCGGGATCGTACCGCGTCCCCGCCACGCCGTAGGCGAGCAGCGGCGCCGCAACCGCGACCGCGATCATGTGCCCCGCCATGTGCCCGACCATGCCGAGCGGCGCGGCGGCGAACGCCCAGCCTGAGGGGACCAGCGCGACCCCCGCCGCCAGGCTCGCGCGCCTCACCGGCAGTCGCCGAAGATCACGACGGGGACCGCAGTGAACAGCACCGCGATGAAGCTCAGCCCCGCGAGCAGCCGGGTCGACAGCGCGAGGAAGCGCAGGCGGTCGATCTCGGTGCTGCTGTCGTGCGGGGCGGGGTCGCCCGGCGCCTGCGACTGGACGCGCGCGATATAGCCGGCCGCGAGGATCCCGAGCAGCGCGGCGACGGTCGCGATCAGCACAGCGAGCGGAAAGCCGCGCAGCGACGTCCCCGGCGTCTTCGCGCACGTCACCGCGACCCACAGGTAGCAGAACAGGAAATGCGCCGCCCAGATCGTCGGCGGCACGATCAGCGTCCACAGCGTGACCTTCAGGTCGTGCGCCCAATGTCCGAACCGGCGCTTCATGCGACACCCGGGAACAGGCCGATGGTGCAATAGGTCACCAGCGCGGTCAGTGCGAGGAAGTGGTGGAACACCGTGATGTTGCGCAGGTCGGCGTCGTATTGCGGGGTCATCTTGCCGGCCAGGCTGCGTGCGAGCGTATAGGCTTGCATGATCGCGCCGATCGCGGCATGCACCGCGGTCCAGATCGCCAGCGTCCAGACGATCGCCGGATAGACGTGGCACGTCGGCTCGAGCCCCGACAGCCACGGTCCGGCAAGCCCCGCGAACAGGCTCGCCAGCGTCGCGACGATCCCGCCGACCAGCAGCGCGCGAGCGAGGCCGACATGCCCGCGGCGATGCACCTCGCGCGCGACGACGGTCGCGGCCCAGCCCGCCAGCGTCGTCGCCAGCGCGACCATCGGCCAGACCACGCCCGGCCCGTCGAGCCCGGCGCCGCTCGGCGGGAAATCGCTGTGGATCGTCCAGAAGAAGAAATAGCCGAAGACGAGCCCTGAGAACGCGGTCGCGTCGGCCATCATCGTGATGAACATCGCCCACCAGCCGGACGCCGCCGGGCCCGACAGATACAGCGGCAGCTCGATCCCGTGGCCGATCGACTTGGTCGGTTTTTCGGGGATCTCGGCGGTCCCGGTCCACAACCAGGTCAGCACGCAGGCCAGCGTCGCGACGCCGCTCAGCGCAGCGGCGATGTAGAAATGATAGGTGGTGAGGATGAACACGCCCGCCAGCGCAATCGCGGTCAGCATCGGCTTCACGCTCGGCGTGCCCAGCCGGATGACCTGCAGCGGCCGCGCGTCGAGCACCGTCGTCACGATCGACTCGCGCCGCATCTCCTCGGCATCGGGGAGGAAGAATCGGCCCTCGTCGACCTTGGCGACGAAGTCCTTCTGGTCCCAGATCGGATAGCGGCTCTCGATCAGCGGCACCGACCGGATGCCCCAGTCCTCGTCATCGGGCAGCGCCAGCCATTCGAGCGTGCCTGCGTTCCACGGGTTGCGCGGCGCCTTCGCCCGCCACGGCGACCGCGCGAGGTCGACGCAGATGATCAGCACGCCCGCCGCGAACAGATACGATCCCGCGGTCGACGCCAGGTTCAGTCCGCCGATCCCGAGCTCGCCCGGATAGGTGAACACCCGCCGCGGCATGCCGAGCAGCCCCGACAGGTGCATCGGGAAGAAGGTCAGGTTCGCGCCGACGAACAGGATCCAGAACGCGGTCCTGCCCATCCGGTCGGACAGTTTCTTCCCCGTCACCAGCGGCCAGTAATAATAGAGCCCTGCGAACAGCGGCAGCAGCGTGCCGCCGATCAGCACGTAATGCAGGTGCGCGACGATGAAATAGGTGTCGTGTGCCTGCCAGTCGAACGGCGCGACCGCGACCATCACGCCCGTCAGCCCGCCGATCACGAAGATCGCCAGGCTCCCCGACGCGTACAGCAGCGGCGTCGATTTCTTGACGTTGCCCGCCCAGAGCGTCGCGATGAACACGAAGATCTGCACCCCCGTCGGGATCGCGACCGCCTCGCTCGCCGCCGAGAAGAACGCCAGGCTGATCTTGGGCAGCCCGG
This sequence is a window from Sphingomonas ginsenosidivorax. Protein-coding genes within it:
- a CDS encoding type I secretion system permease/ATPase, translating into MVRPKPGKPQRSQTSYIAALLAPYRSVLIALLVFSGIVNVMALAVSIFSLNVFDRVLTSSSLDTLGFLCLAVMLAIALSSTLEGVRQRVAGQLGQWLSERLAPMLLSIALDQRSLPPDMRLGALRGLSAVTGFLSTPTLFSVIDILWVPVYLIAIYLLHPDLGTVAAVGAVVLLTLAWINERGTRARLGDAQSLASANLDHAEALVRNGEVIDALGMTGAAVDQWARRHRQQIAASSRPQRFTTTITSIARFVRYAIQVAILAVGAWLVLDRQLTGGAMIAGSIIVGRLMAPIESSISYWRQFVAARHAFRQVEAFCRLPPSRTSTMRLPAPTGAITVANLTYVPPALNMPVLRNVSFAVSAGEMLALVGPSASGKTTLARSLIGTLQPTQGHVRLDGADAFDWMRSDLGPYIGYLPQDVELLPGSVRDNIARFRADATDDDVVAAAQLADCHEMILQLEGGYDMQLTDGGLQLSGGQRQRIGLARALIGTPRLVVLDEPNASLDAAGEDALFRALRQLKTRGVTCIVVSHRTNLLRIADKVLVLDAGMVASFGTARDVVAKLARAAERPTRVEPPTPVRAAPTADGSPAAVGEARA
- the ctaD gene encoding cytochrome c oxidase subunit I, producing MTTSPDQNDPAVRAAQEERLREVWKPPSGWFFRWTDVNNNRIGVWYTLTAFGFMLFAGVLALIMRTQLAVPSNDLVTANTFNQLFTLHGSMMMFLFAVPMFEAVSIILLPQLLGARDLPFPRLSAFGYWSFLIGGVFVSGSIFFDAAPDGGWFMYPPLTTRTDLSGLGADIWMLGLSFIEVSSVAAAVELIVGVLKCRPPGMRLNLMPLYAWYILVVAVMILFAFPPLIAGDVLFEMERLLDWPFFNEAKGGDPLLWQHLFWIFGHPEVYIVFLPSIALFAMLIPTFAQRHLLGYPWIVLAAVGTAFLSFGLWVHHMFTTGLPKISLAFFSAASEAVAIPTGVQIFVFIATLWAGNVKKSTPLLYASGSLAIFVIGGLTGVMVAVAPFDWQAHDTYFIVAHLHYVLIGGTLLPLFAGLYYYWPLVTGKKLSDRMGRTAFWILFVGANLTFFPMHLSGLLGMPRRVFTYPGELGIGGLNLASTAGSYLFAAGVLIICVDLARSPWRAKAPRNPWNAGTLEWLALPDDEDWGIRSVPLIESRYPIWDQKDFVAKVDEGRFFLPDAEEMRRESIVTTVLDARPLQVIRLGTPSVKPMLTAIALAGVFILTTYHFYIAAALSGVATLACVLTWLWTGTAEIPEKPTKSIGHGIELPLYLSGPAASGWWAMFITMMADATAFSGLVFGYFFFWTIHSDFPPSGAGLDGPGVVWPMVALATTLAGWAATVVAREVHRRGHVGLARALLVGGIVATLASLFAGLAGPWLSGLEPTCHVYPAIVWTLAIWTAVHAAIGAIMQAYTLARSLAGKMTPQYDADLRNITVFHHFLALTALVTYCTIGLFPGVA
- a CDS encoding HlyD family type I secretion periplasmic adaptor subunit, giving the protein MGLAAFVLLFGLWTVLAPLHSAAVASGLLRADQGGRKVIQHLEGGIIKRLLVREGDSVAAGQALVELDSTATAAEGAALRGSYDALLAQDARLSAERQGLDSVVYPDELLARRDEPQVKAILGASDRLFRAGLGSQGDQVRVLAQRIAQGRAELVGTAPQLAAVAEQSRLIGEELAGVETLVGERLERRTRLLTLQRQQADLASQRERLATSRNKIADTIGELRAQVSLVRGQRTTEAAAEQREVQARLTEAREKLKISSDIARRRIISAPVAGIVTNLRLVTPGGVLPAGQPILDIVPRDMPPVVIVRLHANDIDVVHPGLRAEVRLTPYKTRSVPTLIGYVRQVSADASVDEKTGEVFYETQVILPPAALREVPSVRLVSGMPAEVFVQTGERSLLQYFSQPLIDSFRRAFRES
- a CDS encoding cytochrome c oxidase assembly protein, encoding MRRASLAAGVALVPSGWAFAAAPLGMVGHMAGHMIAVAVAAPLLAYGVAGTRYDPAERWPAIVTPLAMSLVELVVVWLWHLPALRLGVDSQPLALVVEQASFLAAGVLLWSAVLGTATGGASDRRAAGVAALLLTSMHMTLLGALVGLAPRPLYAAMHHAGHGLDTLEDQQLGGVVMLLVGAASYFIGGLAMLAGLLRTRTA
- a CDS encoding c-type cytochrome, producing the protein MTIRITWARAAAAIVALALAGLLFAWSGIFNIAASSGHWKVTDWFLHWTMRNSVRTHAALTAPSDPKADQQLVSAAGLFAASCASCHGAPGVRPSPVMQAATPPAPDLAINAREWTDPQLFWILKHGVKYTGMPGWAAKHRDDEVRRMVAFVRQLPTMTPATYRALTAMPTGDAVLDSCTGCHGTDGRGRGQPDIPVLGGQDPAYLLAALEGYATGKRASAVMQTAAARLQPADMARLAKHFAAMPGLAPAPAGTTADRAAAQIIRVGRPDLQLPACASCHAPGKPYPVLTGQRASYLAQRLRQWRGDETIVDARKSQATMPVIARRIPEDMIVPLATALAGR
- a CDS encoding helix-turn-helix transcriptional regulator — translated: MADKTIIGARPPGSHTVRIDIPKPHARMQLADACESFLHGLGLDHAYFRATSKEGAPVMHILVGLPHVSRDPEAIRRFARDCEPFWDGLSGAGAVRQVVMPPASTALSPAAAARHDLPPGRSRYARGLAVSCDAESGQLEGIVFRDPMDVPIADATAAAFRAALPLIVSLIFAEAANDRSAGRLSMMRSVLDRMAMPTFLVDERMTPLLTNASAGHLLRRRSIFLRPGDGTIATRYSRETRNLRDAVIETITEKVDMRAVRINDDDANLMLAVVVPARFHDGAAERNVAMIVVHELGAISAPPCVLAALGLLPSEQRFLDSFLRSNSLAETAERINLSQETARTYLKRVRAKLGVHRQIDLARLVLGLVPPLFPATETVAAE